A single window of Helicobacter macacae MIT 99-5501 DNA harbors:
- a CDS encoding sodium-dependent transporter: MSGFSKIGFILATLGSSIGLGHIWRFPYMAGTNGGGAFVLLFLALTLLAGIAMLVGEMLIGNYTQKNTADAFKELDSTKHKVWKWGGLVLIGGPFILTFYMIVLGWVLYYLFSTSMDLPSNASEADWVFGSLLSVNIWAQILGFSAVAFITALVVSFGIKEGIERLNVVLMPLLFLIFIGLLVYASFQPSFMRAVHFLFDFKYYDISADVVIAAMGQMCFSLSLGVGIIISYSASTKPNANLLESALYVCLCGIAISLIAGLMIFTFVFEHGVEITQGAGLVFKALPIVFSKMGMVGVIISVLFFLGLAFAGITSTISLLEPSVMFFVQKYGFSRAKITWAIMAVIYLVGLVLIFSLHKDYADMLAVWGKGLFELVDKASSDIVMPLGALLSVIFVGWFIGKEKVRKMTSGFLSARAFSVWFFIIRYAAPLVVILAWGGELATKTLFSLLRFFGF; encoded by the coding sequence ATGAGTGGATTTTCTAAAATCGGTTTTATCTTAGCCACACTTGGTAGCTCTATCGGGCTTGGGCATATTTGGCGATTTCCATATATGGCAGGGACAAACGGCGGTGGTGCGTTTGTGCTACTTTTTTTGGCACTCACACTTCTTGCTGGGATTGCTATGCTTGTAGGAGAAATGCTAATTGGCAACTACACGCAAAAAAACACCGCCGATGCGTTCAAAGAGCTAGATTCTACCAAGCACAAAGTATGGAAATGGGGCGGGCTAGTGCTGATAGGCGGTCCTTTTATCCTCACATTTTATATGATAGTGCTAGGTTGGGTGCTGTATTATCTTTTTAGCACAAGTATGGATTTGCCAAGCAATGCAAGCGAAGCTGATTGGGTATTTGGCTCGCTTTTGAGTGTAAATATTTGGGCACAGATTTTAGGCTTTAGCGCGGTGGCGTTTATCACGGCATTGGTAGTATCTTTTGGGATAAAAGAGGGAATCGAGCGACTAAATGTCGTGCTTATGCCACTGCTTTTTCTTATCTTTATCGGGCTTTTGGTGTATGCGAGCTTTCAGCCTAGCTTTATGCGAGCGGTGCATTTTTTGTTTGACTTCAAATACTATGACATTAGCGCAGATGTGGTAATCGCAGCGATGGGGCAAATGTGCTTCTCACTTAGTCTTGGTGTGGGGATTATCATTAGCTATTCTGCTAGCACCAAGCCCAATGCCAATCTGCTAGAATCTGCCTTGTATGTATGTCTATGTGGGATTGCTATTTCACTCATCGCAGGGCTTATGATTTTTACATTTGTCTTTGAGCACGGGGTAGAAATCACTCAAGGCGCGGGACTTGTATTCAAAGCACTCCCCATAGTGTTTAGCAAAATGGGAATGGTAGGTGTGATAATCTCTGTGCTATTTTTTCTAGGGCTAGCATTTGCAGGGATTACTTCTACCATATCTTTGCTAGAGCCAAGTGTGATGTTTTTTGTCCAAAAGTATGGATTCTCGCGTGCCAAAATCACTTGGGCGATTATGGCTGTTATTTATCTAGTGGGCTTGGTGCTTATTTTTTCTTTGCACAAAGATTATGCAGATATGCTAGCAGTGTGGGGCAAGGGGCTTTTTGAGCTAGTGGATAAAGCAAGCTCTGATATTGTTATGCCACTTGGAGCGTTGCTAAGTGTGATATTTGTAGGGTGGTTTATCGGCAAAGAAAAAGTGAGAAAAATGACAAGCGGATTTTTATCTGCTAGGGCATTTAGCGTGTGGTTTTTTATCATTCGCTATGCCGCGCCATTGGTTGTGATACTAGCGTGGGGTGGGGAGCTAGCGACAAAGACATTATTTTCACTTCTTAGATTTTTTGGCTTTTAG
- a CDS encoding catalase encodes MTDSKIFHLGFLRFVFASVVCINVLGINAINASQTNPSENLAKTAEKIADMFYALNGEPNNPHKKINHTKGFCASGEFIPNQKVAKDFAIPFLHSSKIQVKARFSLGGGEQSDKSKSRAMALKMQSENSDFWEIAMTNSRVNFAKNADEFMQFLGINLEQKQGKITPQEAAKKRESVSSFVNFAREIGHLGVSPSFADSAYHSVHTFFFTKSNDELVPARFSFVPKNGVKNLNPKELENLNDDFLESSFKKQLKSGAIKFALVLEVAKQEDSLEDTTSVWAHIDSNGEKTIREHITLGELRLDSFSGYECNEEVFMPSILPSGVQPPKDEIFDVRSMVYAITFGRRQ; translated from the coding sequence ATGACTGATTCTAAAATATTTCATTTAGGGTTTTTGCGATTTGTTTTTGCAAGCGTTGTTTGCATAAATGTTCTTGGCATAAATGCGATAAATGCTAGTCAAACTAATCCAAGTGAAAATCTAGCAAAGACAGCAGAAAAAATCGCAGATATGTTTTATGCCTTAAATGGCGAGCCAAACAACCCGCACAAAAAAATCAACCACACCAAAGGATTTTGCGCTAGTGGGGAGTTTATCCCCAATCAAAAAGTGGCAAAAGATTTTGCTATCCCGTTTTTGCACTCCTCAAAAATCCAAGTAAAAGCTAGATTTTCACTTGGTGGTGGTGAGCAAAGTGATAAATCAAAATCCCGCGCAATGGCTCTAAAAATGCAAAGTGAAAATAGCGATTTTTGGGAAATCGCTATGACAAATTCGCGTGTAAATTTTGCCAAAAATGCAGATGAGTTTATGCAGTTTTTGGGCATAAATTTGGAGCAAAAGCAAGGAAAAATCACTCCACAAGAAGCAGCCAAAAAGCGTGAGAGTGTAAGCTCTTTTGTAAATTTCGCACGCGAGATAGGACATCTTGGGGTAAGCCCTAGCTTTGCAGATAGTGCCTATCATAGCGTGCATACATTTTTTTTCACAAAATCTAACGATGAGCTAGTGCCTGCTAGATTTAGCTTTGTCCCCAAAAATGGTGTAAAAAATCTAAACCCAAAAGAGCTAGAAAATCTAAATGATGATTTTTTGGAATCTAGCTTCAAAAAGCAGCTAAAAAGTGGTGCGATAAAGTTTGCCCTAGTGCTTGAAGTAGCAAAGCAAGAGGATAGCCTAGAGGATACCACAAGTGTGTGGGCACACATAGATAGCAATGGAGAGAAAACTATCAGAGAGCATATCACTTTAGGTGAGCTAAGACTTGATTCTTTTAGCGGATATGAGTGCAATGAAGAAGTGTTTATGCCATCTATCTTGCCAAGTGGTGTGCAGCCACCAAAAGATGAGATTTTTGATGTGCGAAGTATGGTATATGCCATAACTTTTGGCAGGAGACAATGA